Proteins found in one Triticum urartu cultivar G1812 chromosome 4, Tu2.1, whole genome shotgun sequence genomic segment:
- the LOC125554413 gene encoding RNA pseudouridine synthase 7-like isoform X1 encodes MAGALAGAGIVWQTPANPPEAQDYIFRNGRRYVRPYYFEFISHAKNRWAGKTIVDLFTDEFKGRPREYYVHAVKCGRLQVDEQMVEEDYIVKSSQKISHFLHRHEPPVLGGNIVILQNEVDVVTVCKPASVPVHPCGQYRKNTVVGIMEAEHGLTPLFRILCFRNAITG; translated from the exons ATGGCGGGGGCGCTCGCGGGAGCCGGGATCGTGTGGCAGACGCCGGCCAACCCGCCCGAGGCGCAGGACTACATCTTCCGCAACG GGCGGCGCTACGTGAGGCCCTATTACTTCGAGTTCATCTCCCAT GCGAAGAACAGATGGGCTGGGAAGACCATTGTAGATCTCTTCACGGATGAATTCAAGGGGCGGCCCCGTGAATACTAT GTTCATGCAGTGAAGTGCGGGAGGCTTCAGGTGGATGAGCAAATGGTTGAAGAAGACTATATTGTGAAATCATCACAAAAGATAAGCCATTTCTTGCACAG GCACGAGCCACCAGTCTTGGGTGGTAATATTGTAATCCTTCAGAATGAAGTTGATGTTGTAACTGTTTGCAAACCGGCATCTGTTCCA GTTCATCCCTGTGGACAGTACCGTAAAAACACCGTAGTAGGCATTATGGAGGCAGAACATGGATTGACGCCCCTATTTCGTATCCTTTGCTTCAGAAATGCCATCACTGGGTAA
- the LOC125554413 gene encoding RNA pseudouridine synthase 7-like isoform X2, which produces MAGALAGAGIVWQTPANPPEAQDYIFRNGRRYVRPYYFEFISHAKNRWAGKTIVDLFTDEFKGRPREYYVHAVKCGRLQVDEQMVEEDYIVKSSQKISHFLHRFIPVDSTVKTP; this is translated from the exons ATGGCGGGGGCGCTCGCGGGAGCCGGGATCGTGTGGCAGACGCCGGCCAACCCGCCCGAGGCGCAGGACTACATCTTCCGCAACG GGCGGCGCTACGTGAGGCCCTATTACTTCGAGTTCATCTCCCAT GCGAAGAACAGATGGGCTGGGAAGACCATTGTAGATCTCTTCACGGATGAATTCAAGGGGCGGCCCCGTGAATACTAT GTTCATGCAGTGAAGTGCGGGAGGCTTCAGGTGGATGAGCAAATGGTTGAAGAAGACTATATTGTGAAATCATCACAAAAGATAAGCCATTTCTTGCACAG GTTCATCCCTGTGGACAGTACCGTAAAAACACCGTAG